In Deltaproteobacteria bacterium, one DNA window encodes the following:
- a CDS encoding MoaD/ThiS family protein: MRVHLRPQRRTVEIRGPRRVGALLAELRILPGTAMVIRGDLLLTDGDVVEEGDEIEIRAVISGGAG, from the coding sequence ATGCGCGTCCATCTTCGCCCGCAGCGCCGGACCGTCGAGATCCGCGGGCCTCGCCGGGTCGGGGCGCTGCTCGCCGAGCTCCGCATCCTGCCGGGTACCGCCATGGTGATCCGTGGCGACCTCCTGCTGACGGATGGCGACGTCGTCGAGGAGGGCGACGAGATCGAGATCCGAGCCGTCATCTCCGGAGGCGCGGGGTGA